ATTACCCTGGGTCTGCAGTCCTTCAGGGAAGAAAAGTACCAGCGTTTAGGGGGATTCCTGATCACGCCGTTCCAATAACAGGAATCATGCAAAAAGTCCGAAAGGGTGGTAACGATCACGTGGCAATGAACACGCAGAACAAAAAAATCGCAGAGATCATACGGAGGCTTAAAAAAGAATATACCGGAACGCCGCAGACCGTGCTCCGCTTCTCCACGCCGTTCGAACTGCTTGTTGCCACGATCCTCTCTGCCCAGACCACGGACGTGCTCGTGAACAAGGTGACCACGGACCTGTTTAAAAAGTATCGGTCAGTGCAGGATGTCGCGAACACCACGCCGGAAAAGCTCGCCCAGGACATCAGGTCCGTGAATTTTTTTAACAACAAGGCGAAGAACATCAGCAAGACGGCGAAGCTGCTTATTGAGAAATTCGGCGGCAAGGTCCCGCAGACCATGGAAGAGCTTGTCTTGTTGCCGGGTGTGGCGCGGAAAACGGCGAACATCGTGCTGTCGGGCGCCTTCGGCATCAACGAAGGGATCGCCGTGGACACCCACGTGAAGCGGCTTGCCTATCGCCTTGGCCTGACGAAACACGACGACCCGGTGAAGATCGAGCAGGACCTGCTTGCGATCACGCCGAAGAAGGAATGGGGTCATTTGTCTCACCTCCTGATATTTCACGGCAGAAAGGTCTGCCAGGCGAAAAAGGCCGACCATGCGGCGTGCATCCTTGTCGACCACTGCCCGTCGA
The nucleotide sequence above comes from Nitrospirota bacterium. Encoded proteins:
- the nth gene encoding endonuclease III; this translates as MQKVRKGGNDHVAMNTQNKKIAEIIRRLKKEYTGTPQTVLRFSTPFELLVATILSAQTTDVLVNKVTTDLFKKYRSVQDVANTTPEKLAQDIRSVNFFNNKAKNISKTAKLLIEKFGGKVPQTMEELVLLPGVARKTANIVLSGAFGINEGIAVDTHVKRLAYRLGLTKHDDPVKIEQDLLAITPKKEWGHLSHLLIFHGRKVCQAKKADHAACILVDHCPSKKI